In Tistrella mobilis, the genomic window GATCGCGGCCGGTCTGCTGGCGGCGCTCCGCCTCTGGCTGGCCTGGCCCTTCTTCCATACCGGCATGCTCAGGGTCGAGCGCTGGTCGACCCAGACTTTCCTGTTCGGCGAAATCCATCCGCTGCCGGGCGTCGATCCGTGGATCGCGGCCCTGCTGACCACCACGGCCGAACTCACCCTGCCGGTGCTGCTGGCCGCGGGGCTCGCCGGCCGGCTTGCGGGGCTTGGCCTCGCGGTGATGTCGGCCACCATCCTGCTTGTGGTGGGCCAGACCCCCCAGGGGCTGGAGAACGGCATTTCGCAGCCGGCCGAACAGATCCCCTGGATCCTGGCCGGTCTGGTCATCGCGCTGGCAGGGCCGGGGCGGCTGGCGCTGGATCGGGTGATCGCCGCCCGGCT contains:
- a CDS encoding DoxX family protein; the encoded protein is MRRILQGYYRLPGAGDGWIAAGLLAALRLWLAWPFFHTGMLRVERWSTQTFLFGEIHPLPGVDPWIAALLTTTAELTLPVLLAAGLAGRLAGLGLAVMSATILLVVGQTPQGLENGISQPAEQIPWILAGLVIALAGPGRLALDRVIAARLAPARIRS